AGCATCTGATACACTTGCATCTTGTGCGAGCTTTAGTGCAAAAGCTCCTATAAAAGAGTCGCCTGCTGCTGTAGTATCTACAGCTTTTACTTTCATGGCTTTATACTCTCTTGTTTCCTCTCCCTCTGTGTACATACCTCCTTTCTCACCCAGAGTCAGTATAATATTTTTTGCTCCTTTGTTTCTTAGTTTTTTTATTGCATGAATATATTCTGTTTCAGGTATACTTTCCTTTCCTGATACGATCTCAAGTTCTGTTTCATTTAGTATCAGAAAATCTGTTGCATCCAGGATTTTGTCACTTATTTCCACTGCAGGGGCAGGGTTTAATATTGTTATCTTCCCTCTTTTGGCTGCCTGCTCCAGTGCATATTCCACTGTATTTATAGGAATTTCCTGCTGCAATATTACTATATCAGCTTTATCCAATAATTCAGCCGCAGAATCTAAATCTTCCTTTGAAAGCTTTGAATTGCTTCCGGGAATTACCACAATACTGTTATTTCCGTCATTATCTACTTCTATAACAGCTGTACCTGTGATATCACTGCATCTTATGATTCCTTCTGTTTTGATATTATTATTTTTCAGGTTCAGAAGTAACTGTTCCCCGTAATTGTCATTTCCCAGCTTCCCGATCATACTTACATTACCGCCCAGCTTTGCCGCTGCTACAGCCTGATTGGCTCCTTTTCCCCCGGGATTTTCGTATAATGTCTCGCCTAATATTGTTTCCCCGAGTTTTGGCAGCTTTTCCACCTTTACTACCAAATCCATGTTTAAGCTTCCTATTACCAGAATTTGTTTCACTTTTTTCCAGCCTCCTTCCCACTAAGATTCTTTATACTCAACTTTTGATTTGTAGCCCTTTCTAAATCCACCTCTATTTTCTGGTTAAAATTTTTGTCCTCTATTTTTCTGAAAAGTATTTCTACCGCTTTCTGCCCCATAAGCTCAAACGGTATTTTATATGCAGAAATTTCAAGTCCGAAGTATTCTCCCCATTCTATTTCCTCAAATGAAAACACGCTTATATCATCAGGTATTCTGTGTCCTGATTCACGCACAGCTTTCAAAAGTCCTATTGTCATAAGGTTATTTGATACGAATACACCTGTTATGTCTGTATTTTTTAGTATTTCTTTTGTCATCTTATAGCCGCTTTCCACGTTAAAGTCACCATAAAATATATTTTCTTTCTTTACTTTCAGTTTGTTGTCAAGAAGTGCCTTTTTATACCCTTCCAGTCTGTCAGTGGATGTCTTTTCTGTTAACGGCCCTGTGATTATGGCTATTTCTTTATGTCCGCTTTCTATAAAAAGTTTCGTCGCATTATATGCCAGCTCAAAATTCGGCATTAAGACACTGGGAAGATCTATTTTAAGCCCTCTGTCCAGTATAATAACAGGAATTTCTTTCATATATTCTTTCAAAAAATCACTTCTGGGATAAGTCTCCCTTGTTGCAATTAGTATAATTCCTTTAATTCTCTGCTCAATCAGTGTTTTTATAAATTTTTCCTGATTTTTAAATTCCTCTCCTGAGTTGCATAGCAGTACATTCAGACCTTTTTTTTCTGCTTCGATTGATATTTTATCTACTATTTTTGCGAAAAACGGGTTGCTTATATCAGGAATAATAACACCTATAGAGTTATTTTCCCTTTTTGAGAGATTTCTTGCTATTGCATTAGGGTAATAATTATTCTTCTCAATAATTTTCATTATCTTTTCGCGTGTTTCTTCCTTTACGTCAGGGCTGTTGTTTAATACCCTTGATACTGTTGCTTTTGATACTCCCGATAACTTTGCTATGTCTGTTATTTTCATAAAACCACCTTTTTGGAAACGGTTACATTTTCTCACCGTCTGAAAAATTCTTTGTTTTTTTGTTTTTTGGAATCGGTTACATTATTTTCTTAAAAAAAAATTATGTTAATAAATTGTGTTTTTGTATGAATTTTTTTGCTATTTAGCAGATAAGATTGCAGAATTAAAAGTGTCTTGAATTTTCACTACAAAGATACCTTGAAAATTCTAAAATGTAAAATTATATAATATATATCGATTGATAAAAAATAAATATGCATTACAAATATATCTGTATTATCAGTTTAATTTTCACAACATTTTTGCTGTATTCACTCCTAACAAAAAATCTTTATTTTGTAATTTATAATATTATTTTTGAAAATAAAAAACACCTTTCGGTGTTTTTCACATTTATTGAACTTTTATGTATTTATTACTTCCGAAAGCATCCCAGACTATAGATTTATCAGCATAGTCGGCAGGTATTTTATATACCAGCTTTGTTTTCTTCGTCAGTTTAGGATTCACTCCTTCCAAAAATGCTCCATAACCCTCTGACAGCATTGTTTCATCACTAGTTATCTGGATTTTATCTTCTCCGTCACCTAAAATAACTTTTCCTGCACTAATCAGTGATTTGCTTTCATTTGCTATATTTTTGG
This Sebaldella sp. S0638 DNA region includes the following protein-coding sequences:
- the rbsK gene encoding ribokinase, with amino-acid sequence MKQILVIGSLNMDLVVKVEKLPKLGETILGETLYENPGGKGANQAVAAAKLGGNVSMIGKLGNDNYGEQLLLNLKNNNIKTEGIIRCSDITGTAVIEVDNDGNNSIVVIPGSNSKLSKEDLDSAAELLDKADIVILQQEIPINTVEYALEQAAKRGKITILNPAPAVEISDKILDATDFLILNETELEIVSGKESIPETEYIHAIKKLRNKGAKNIILTLGEKGGMYTEGEETREYKAMKVKAVDTTAAGDSFIGAFALKLAQDASVSDALEFAVGVSALTVTRSGAQQSLPTQEELELFLKSK
- a CDS encoding LacI family DNA-binding transcriptional regulator, which gives rise to MKITDIAKLSGVSKATVSRVLNNSPDVKEETREKIMKIIEKNNYYPNAIARNLSKRENNSIGVIIPDISNPFFAKIVDKISIEAEKKGLNVLLCNSGEEFKNQEKFIKTLIEQRIKGIILIATRETYPRSDFLKEYMKEIPVIILDRGLKIDLPSVLMPNFELAYNATKLFIESGHKEIAIITGPLTEKTSTDRLEGYKKALLDNKLKVKKENIFYGDFNVESGYKMTKEILKNTDITGVFVSNNLMTIGLLKAVRESGHRIPDDISVFSFEEIEWGEYFGLEISAYKIPFELMGQKAVEILFRKIEDKNFNQKIEVDLERATNQKLSIKNLSGKEAGKK